From the genome of Aspergillus chevalieri M1 DNA, chromosome 8, nearly complete sequence, one region includes:
- a CDS encoding uncharacterized protein (COG:T;~EggNog:ENOG410PJQ6;~InterPro:IPR002110,IPR020683,IPR027417,IPR007111, IPR036770,IPR031359;~PFAM:PF05729,PF12796,PF17100;~go_function: GO:0005515 - protein binding [Evidence IEA]), whose translation MGCIGLRKLLFGKKPPPENNNQPANTVVANGAAANQPAQEDTVNVVDDSPGKEKLTRGESLWDQAYKQLDQGLVNEYEKLLAEQRERIDDSSKNATNEKNETNRQQNLDIIIEHGLERAQSQKTDIQEGLAQAAGWVLSVKDFIGEAVKASPEASMAWAGVCIVLPLLTNPHSATEANKSGFTYVTGRIRYYVELERILWSTSSQNSDHAGLKEQLNANIVTLYQHILQFQVKSVLRFHSSWKRTFVGDIFQPENWSGMVSSIKDLEKIVQQDAATISNEVSRQHINQVEENTRHNFESMQKLLPLAQRHLEVDIEKLDIQRQIYEKSLSDDQRKCRQLFRLARNDKDSSYESYKSRVADRLEGTCEWFLEQPHLGQWLEDDKGLLIVSADPGCGKSVLAKHLIDNVLPQSNPSATICYFFFKDGEQNTQKQAICALLHQIFTSKPHLIELAMKNFRDNGEKLVNVSSALWDIFSQVINDPAMGQTIFVLDALDECKESELIDLTDKIKSIQNDGEARARFFLTSRPYENIISQFRELIKNSPHIHIPGENESDKITQEVNIVIKHRVGLLAQKKDLSADIQSYLEERLLQMNHRTYLWVHLVFDYLEKQHFKKAKTGIDEVFIDKLPKNVNDSYAKILSRSGDIGMARKAFCIMLAASRPLTLTEMNIAVNLDRESDELDLESDEDFQVSLQSWCGLLLSVNDKKVFFLHQTAREFLVQDNGFGLSSEHGPINTKEAQGVLAVSCITYIDKFMPQVDQTQSADPTSIDLNRAFSKYSAENWHPHIQAARLEDDERLEPCLSRICDPKSDVYASWSELTYLVANPPADERDLRNTLWMAANLGITSVVKRILQHEKEIEDAEDYWIGRKIANAAASSGNVEVVKLLFECGKIRWDVKDNNDESPFFSAIMSEDAASVRYLLDNGKFDINHTCYDDTPLIFAVSYSSDEIVKMLSIQRASMSIDATTKGIQR comes from the exons ATGGGCTGTATTGGGCTGAGGAAACTACTGTTCGGAAAGAAGCCACCACCCGAAAATAATAATCAGCCAGCAAACACTGTCGTTGCCAATGGCGCAGCTGCTAATCAGCCAGCTCAAGAAGACACTGTGAATGTGGTCGATGATTCACCGGGCAAGGAGAAATTGACTCGTGGTGAATCTCTCTGGGACCAGGCATATAAGCAACTCGATCAGGGCTTGGTGAATGAATATGAGAAATTATTGGCAGAACAAAGAGAACGGATCG ATGATTCTAGCAAGAATGCGACCAATGAGAAGAATGAGACAAATCGCCAACAAAACCTGGATATTATCATCGAACACGGCCTGGAGCGTGCACAAAGCCAAAAGACAGATATTCAGGAGGGCTTGGCCCAGGCTGCAGGCTGGGTTCTGTCCGTCAAAGACTTCATTGGTGAAGCTGTCAAGGCATCGCCAGAAGCGTCGATGGCATGGGCTGGTGTCTGCATTGTCCTGCCCTTGCTGACGAATCCTCATAGTGCCACAGAGGCTAATAAGAGTGGATTTACTTATGTGACTGGTCGCATTCGCTATTACGTCGAATTGGAGCGGATATTGTGGTCTACTTCCAGCCAGAACTCCGATCATGCTGGGTTGAAAGAACAACTCAATGCCAACATAGTCACGTTGTATCAACACATCTTGCAGTTCCAGGTGAAGAGTGTTCTGCGTTTCCATAGCAGCTGGAAGCGAACCTTTGTTGGTGATATCTTCCAACCGGAAAATTGGAGCGGAATGGTGTCGTCGATCAAAGACCTCGAAAAGATTGTTCAGCAAGATGCCGCAACGATTAGCAACGAGGTATCCCGACAGCATATAAACCAGGTTGAGGAAAATACTCGCCACAATTTTGAGTCGATGCAAAAGCTTCTTCCACTGGCTCAGCGGCATCTCGAAGTTGATATCGAGAAACTCGATATCCAGCGCCAGATCTATGAGAAATCATTGTCGGATGATCAACGCAAATGCAGGCAGCTATTCCGTCTGGCCAGAAACGACAAGGACTCGTCATATGAATCGTACAAGAGCAGAGTCGCGGATCGACTCGAGGGCACCTGCGAATGGTTTTTGGAACAGCCTCATCTTGGGCAGTGGCTGGAGGATGATAAAGGCCTGTTGATTGTTTCAGCAGATCCTGGATGTGGCAAGTCTGTTCTGGCAAAGCATCTCATCGACAATGTGTTGCCCCAGTCCAATCCATCGGCCACGATATGCTACTTCTTCTTCAAGGATGGAGAACAGAATACGCAGAAGCAAGCCATCTGCGCATTACTACACCAGATTTTTACCAGCAAGCCTCATTTGATCGAACTTGCAATGAAAAATTTCAGAGACAACGGAGAAAAACTGGTCAACGTGTCCTCTGCGCTCTGGGATATCTTTTCCCAGGTAATCAATGACCCTGCTATGGGGCAGACCATCTTCGTTTTGGATGCTCTAGATGAATGCAAGGAATCCGAATTAATCGACTTGACAGACAAGATCAAGTCCATTCAAAACGATGGTGAAGCTAGGGCTAGATTTTTCCTTACCAGCCGGCCGTACGAAAACATTATATCGCAATTCCGTGAGCTCATTAAGAATTCCCCCCACATTCACATACCGGGAGAGAATGAATCCGACAAGATTACCCAAGAAGTGAACATCGTCATCAAACATCGTGTTGGGCTACTGGCTCAAAAGAAGGATCTCTCTGCCGACATCCAAAGCTACTTGGAAGAGCGACTGCTTCAAATGAACCACCGCACATACCTCTGGGTCCATCTTGTTTTCGATTATTTGGAGAAACAACACTTCAAAAAAGCCAAAACAGGCATTGACGAAGTTTTCATCGATAAGCTCCCCAAGAACGTCAACGATTCATATGCCAAAATCCTCAGTAGGTCAGGGGACATAGGCATGGCGCGAAAGGCCTTTTGCATTATGCTGGCTGCATCCCGCCCCTTAACCTTGACAGAGATGAACATTGCTGTCAATCTAGACCGCGAATCGGATGAGCTGGATCTTGAATCAGATGAAGACTTTCAAGTCTCATTGCAAAGCTGGTGCGGTTTGCTTCTTTCTGTGAACGACAAAAAAGTGTTCTTTCTGCACCAAACAGCACGAGAGTTCCTGGTGCAGGATAATGGCTTTGGTCTCAGCAGCGAACATGGACCAATCAATACAAAGGAGGCGCAGGGAGTCCTTGCAGTCAGCTGCATCACATATATCGACAAATTCATGCCCCAGGTTGATCAGACCCAGTCAGCAGATCCAACTTCAATCGATCTCAATAGAGCCTTCTCAAAATATTCTGCTGAAAACTGGCATCCTCATATCCAGGCTGCAAGACTGGAAGATGACGAGAGGCTGGAACCATGCCTTAGCAGAATATGTGATCCGAAATCCGATGTCTATGCTTCTTGGTCCGAGCTGACCTATTTGGTTGCCAATCCGCCCGCCGATGAAcgtgacctgcgcaatacaTTGTGGATGGCCGCCAACCTTGGCATAACCTCAGTTGTGAAGAGGATCCTTCAACATGAGAAGGAGATCGAAGACGCCGAGGATTATTGGATTGGCCGTAAGATTGCCAACGCAGCTGCATCCTCTGGCAATGTCGAGGTTGTAAAGCTCCTGTTTGAATGTGGGAAAATACGGTGGGATGTGAAGGACAACAACGATGAGTCTCCGTTTTTCTCGGCCATCATGTCAGAAGATGCAGCAAGCGTGCGATACTTGCTTGACAATGGCAAATTCGACATCAACCATACCTGCTATGACGATACACCCTTGATCTTCGCAGTGAGCTACTCAAGTGACGAAATTGTCAAAATGCTTTCCATACAGAGGGCATCGATGTCAATAGACGCGACGACGAAGGGCATACAGCGCTAG
- a CDS encoding uncharacterized protein (COG:V;~EggNog:ENOG410PFB2;~InterPro:IPR002168,IPR029058;~go_function: GO:0016787 - hydrolase activity [Evidence IEA]), protein MPFKTVALSAALTPTVISTWFSHYLNRKSLHNTPSVHISYDEGIHIMREFLVFASKQPVEDLQEFSRQWVPSPHWVRTEPASIPDTYLESAAKTLIAQLGPKGIKAVGGQEWWQWRGPAEDLRGEWIEMRNDYNERKKVGEEKYKGRNRIILYVHGGAYFFGSVDTHRYQMQRHARKLKGRVFARYASPGGLV, encoded by the exons ATGCCATTCAAGACCGTCGCATTGAGTGCGGCCTTGACTCCTACCGTTATTTCGACTTGGTTTTCCCAC TACCTAAACCGAAAATCCCTCCACAACACCCCCTCCGTCCACATCTCCTATGATGAAGGCATCCACATCATGCGCGAATTTCTCGTCTTCGCGTCGAAACAGCCCGTTGAAGACCTCCAAGAATTCTCCCGCCAATGGGTCCCCAGTCCGCACTGGGTGAGGACTGAGCCTGCCAGCATCCCCGACACGTACCTCGAATCCGCCGCGAAAACGTTGATTGCGCAACTCGGGCCGAAGGGGATAAAGGCTGTTGGTGGGCAGGAGTGGTGGCAGTGGCGCGGGCCCGCTGAGGATTTGAGAGGAGAGTGGATTGAGATGCGGAATGATTACAACGAGAGAAAGAAAGTTGGGGAAGAGAAGTACAAGGGAAGGAACCGGATTATTCTGTATGTGCACGGCGGTGCATACTTTTTCGGGAGTGTGGATACGCATCGGTATCAGATGCAGAGACATGCGAGAAAGTTGAAGGGGAGAGTTTTTGCACGGTATGCTTCACCCGGTGGTTTGGTTTGA
- a CDS encoding uncharacterized protein (COG:V;~EggNog:ENOG410PFB2;~InterPro:IPR029058,IPR013094;~go_function: GO:0016787 - hydrolase activity [Evidence IEA]) — protein MPKQDSQAQDTAKKGYTSRDSTDGHEHAYPGQQKDEEGAEKAEAGSVSINVDGKTIEIKDQIHMYTTNRLLSHPLVSPALQPSLGGLPPLLVLTGGGEMLRDEQIYLAHKAAHPTAYPPGDVYLDEYDPNGETLSKYPPTCVQLQVWDNLCHVAPTLSFSRPAKYMFRSISQFGAWAFAHAQNTEIEILVDNDPAISSPEDHTSSSSASSISGDTEKNAPRHAVGSIGKAGDPLPDFENHMIRQRVDKRGHVYPLDPPSSFEALQIPASQVGAFNPVLVKRWLAAKQEWDDKFAKEKLRVQKQRMAELYYQFQNFKDETPPPSSLAARREAPGVLPPRRERKSYLMMLWSHWASKHDKRLVGRVGKEGGETKSVVDTGQIGASRASSSSDEGAKPALPEKSAEPVSGGAQPTAITGPKGITIDADAANETLAEQRKTRPTSELNRSDSTSNQPGSPMTYKSSLDRSLGSPMLVLPDYDGKRNTPTEENASTRALFHAKGALPASASDTSLSKISKSHRPTSSYTGSLAPTEDANSTIADEKSLAVTNTTGGGGAAYDNASTRALRNSTGVVGAIPLASGSGPNSARQSIDALSRTASDIDVVSSVGGADEERNSMAGANGRPKMPERDVFRTADEF, from the coding sequence aTGCCCAAACAGGATAGCCAGGCACAAGACACCGCAAAGAAAGGCTACACGTCGCGGGACAGCACTGATGGTCATGAACATGCGTACCCGGGCCAgcagaaagatgaagaaggCGCCGAGAAGGCAGAAGCCGGCAGTGTCTCCATCAACGTGGATGGGAAAACCATCGAAATCAAAGATCAGATCCACATGTACACGACGAACCGGCTTCTGTCTCATCCTCTCGTTTCTCCAGCTCTCCAGCCGTCTCTTGGTGGTCTGCCACCACTGCTGGTTCTTACTGGCGGAGGCGAGATGCTGCGCGATGAGCAGATCTATCTTGCTCACAAAGCCGCGCATCCCACCGCATATCCACCTGGCGATGTTTACCTTGACGAGTACGATCCGAACGGAGAGACCTTGAGCAAGTATCCGCCTACATGTGTCCAGCTCCAAGTCTGGGACAATCTTTGCCATGTCGCACCGACTCTCAGTTTCTCTCGCCCAGCAAAATACATGTTCCGTTCCATTTCACAATTTGGTGCGTGGGCATTTGCTCATGCGCAGAATACGGAGATTGAAATCCTCGTCGATAATGACCCTGCTATTTCCTCCCCCGAAGACCACACTTCGTCCTCATCCGCGTCCTCCATCTCCGGAGATACAGAGAAAAACGCACCGCGACACGCCGTAGGCTCCATCGGCAAAGCCGGCGACCCCCTACCCGACTTCGAGAACCACATGATCCGCCAACGAGTCGACAAACGCGGTCACGTCTACCCCCTCGATCCGCCATCCTCATTCGAAGCTCTGCAGATACCAGCCTCGCAAGTCGGTGCATTCAACCCTGTACTCGTGAAGCGCTGGCTAGCCGCAAAACAGGAATGGGATGATAAGTTTGCCAAAGAGAAGCTGCGTGTGCAGAAACAGCGAATGGCGGAATTGTATTATCAATTCCAGAATTTCAAGGACGAAACACCGCCGCCCAGCTCGCTGGCTGCAAGACGAGAAGCACCTGGTGTTCTGCCACCCAGACGCGAGAGGAAGAGTTATCTGATGATGTTGTGGAGTCATTGGGCTAGTAAGCATGACAAGCGACTTGTCGGGAGGGTTGGGAAGGAAGGTGGTGAAACAAAGAGTGTTGTCGATACCGGGCAAATTGGTGCTTCTAGAGCTAGTTCATCTTCAGATGAGGGTGCAAAGCCTGCTCTGCCAGAAAAGTCCGCCGAACCTGTCTCTGGTGGTGCCCAGCCTACGGCCATTACCGGCCCCAAGGGTATAACAATCGACGCCGATGCGGCGAACGAAACTCTCGCCGAGCAGCGAAAGACACGCCCAACAAGCGAGCTTAACAGATCCGATTCCACTTCCAACCAACCGGGATCACCGATGACCTACAAATCCTCCCTTGACAGATCACTAGGCAGCCCAATGTTAGTCCTCCCAGACTACGACGGCAAGAGGAACACACCGACCGAAGAAAATGCAAGCACGCGCGCTCTCTTCCACGCAAAGGGAGCTCTCCCGGCCTCTGCCTCTGATACCTCGCTATCGAAGATATCTAAGTCCCACCGTCCTACTTCCTCGTACACCGGCTCACTCGCACCAACCGAAGACGCGAACAGTACCATCGCAGACGAAAAGTCCCTCGCTGTCACCAACACGACCGGCGGAGGAGGCGCAGCTTACGATAACGCGAGTACGCGGGCACTGCGGAATTCCACCGGCGTGGTTGGCGCTATTCCTCTTGCTTCTGGAAGTGGTCCGAATTCTGCGCGTCAGTCCATCGATGCGCTTTCTCGTACTGCGAGTGATATTGATGTTGTGTCGTCTGTGGGTGGTGCGGACGAAGAGCGGAATTCGATGGCCGGTGCTAATGGGCGGCCGAAGATGCCGGAGAGAGATGTTTTTAGGACTGCGGATGAGTTCTGA
- a CDS encoding Mrp/NBP35 family ATP-binding protein (COG:D;~EggNog:ENOG410PJTC;~InterPro:IPR019591,IPR027417,IPR033756;~PFAM:PF10609,PF13614,PF01656) encodes MMQRRLFSTFRVLQHDNPLGLPRSGTPPSLRSRRGLPEKRKIRDVKKVIAVSSAKGGVGKSTVATNLALSFARRGIRTGILDTDIFGPSIPTLLNLSGQPRLDESDRLLPLTNYGLKSMSMGYLLPSPEQDPAADINTSQTPMDTTPISWRGLMVTKAMHQLLHSVSWGPLDVLFLDLPPGTGDVQLTINQEIILDGAVIVTTPQDIALRDAVRGFGLFSKMDVPVLGMVRNMAFFACPNCGHQTRIFSHGEHHHHGDDPDDSGVVAQCKRLGVQFLGDIPLDAKVCEDADKGVPTMVSEEGEERSVRRQAFLDVAEKIAGKVGLSW; translated from the exons ATGATGCAGCGGAGACTCTTTTCGACGTTTAGAGTGCTTCAGCATGATAATCCACTA GGCCTTCCTCGCTCCGGCACCCCGCCGTCGCTCCGGAGCCGTCGTGGATTACCGGAGAAGCGCAAGATTCGAGATGTGAAAAAGGTGATTGCAGTTTCATCTGCTAAGGGTGGCGTGGGGAAGTCGACGGTAGCGA CGAACCTCGCCCTCTCCTTTGCCCGCCGCGGCATTCGCACCGGCATTCTAGATACAGATATCTTCGGTCCCTCAATCCCAACACTCCTCAATCTCTCCGGCCAGCCGCGGCTCGACGAAA GTGACCGCCTCCTCCCACTCACAAACTACGGCCTAAAGTCCATGTCCATGGGCTACCTCCTCCCATCCCCGGAACAGGATCCCGCCGCTGACATTAACACCAGCCAAACGCCAATGGACACGACACCGATTTCCTGGCGCGGGCTAATGGTCACGAAGGCGATGCACCAACTCCTGCACTCAGTGTCATGGGGCCCGCTCGATGTTCTATTTCTGGATCTTCCGCCGGGAACGGGAGACGTACAGCTCACAATTAACCAAGAGATCATACTCGACGGCGCTGTTATCGTGACGACACCGCAGGACATCGCTCTGCGAGATGCCGTCCGCGGTTTCGGGCTGTTTAGTAAAATGGACGTCCCCGTGCTAGGAATGGTGCGCAATATGGCTTTCTTTGCGTGCCCGAACTGCGGCCATCAAACGCGTATCTTCTCGCATGGTGAACATCACCATCACGGCGACGACCCCGATGACTCCGGTGTCGTGGCGCAGTGCAAGCGGCTCGGTGTGCAGTTCCTCGGTGACATCCCGCTTGACGCGAAGGTGTGCGAGGATGCGGATAAGGGTGTTCCGACGATGGTGAgcgaggagggtgaggagaGGAGTGTTAGGAGGCAGGCGTTTTTGGATGTTGCGGAGAAGATTGCGGGGAAGGTTGGGTTGAGTTGGTAG
- the BFR2 gene encoding AATF family protein (BUSCO:EOG09262WSH;~COG:K,U;~EggNog:ENOG410PKUD;~InterPro:IPR012617,IPR039223,IPR025160;~PFAM:PF08164,PF13339;~go_component: GO:0005634 - nucleus [Evidence IEA]): MAPRSKSLAEQFADLDDPTPKDFDPEDLDHAKDGQSDDEESGAEEDGDAGREHYQAVGKSKLRKPEPINLGKQYAGSKVSREALEQDSDDDPFKARSSDEDDEDDDDEKEDVDLEDGEDGSQEESDEEVEKFKAKAPAKKTKQKQEQKSESEDEDEDEVDGMETDGSEDIEDEDGLEDEDSEDGSEDEDDDDDDDDEEDENEDDRKPKGDDREELRQLMATDQKSIAASISQAAKADAVKGNAVKQQRKTFDALLNTRIKLQKGLTAVNQLSVTAKDADDVDTEAIKSAESAALALWSTLEDLRYALADAQSGESKKRKRPSPVSPTTSSASLWQRMTDLESDAVAHRRTVLDKWSLKVRGSSTSLPNARGKLLGSGAAGQQTITAVLDAQLASEAGERSAKRARNANGTATEGEPIYDDSIFYQTLLRELVEQRISSDSITNGLDTLHIQLPSKLSLHPVTGMRNDKNRRANVDTRASKGRKMRFDVHEKLQNFMAPEDRGTWTTRARDEFFASLLGRTASGMLGEGDEDDVSAEESDEDREEGGLRLFRN, encoded by the exons ATGGCGCCGAGATCGAAATCGCTGGCGGAACAGTTTGCGGATCTTGATGATCCGACTCCCAAGG ATTTCGACCCCGAGGATCTGGACCACGCGAAGGATGGCCAgagcgatgatgaggaatCGGGGGCTGAGGAGGATGGTGATGCGGGGAGGGAGCATTATCAGGCTGTAGG AAAATCGAAGCTCCGCAAACCGGAACCGATCAACCTTGGGAAACAATATGCCGGGTCGAAAGTTAGCAGGGAGGCGCTTGAGCAGGATAGCGATGATGATCCGTTTAAGGCGCGGTCGagcgacgaggatgacgaggatgatgatgacgagaaggaggatgttgatttaGAAGATGGCGAGGATGGTAGCCAGGAGGAATCGGACGAGGAAGTAGAGAAATTTAAGGCAAAGGCGCCTGCTAAGAAGACGAAGCAAAAACAAGAGCAGAAGTCGGAGtcagaggatgaggatgaagatgaggttgACGGCATGGAAACCGATGGCTCGGAGGACAtcgaagacgaggatggcctcgaggacgaggatagtgaggatgggtccgaagatgaggatgacgacgatgacgacgatgacgaagaggatgaaaaCGAGGACGACCGCAAGCCCAAGGGAGACGACCGAGAAGAGCTGCGCCAGCTGATGGCCACGGACCAAAAGTCGATTGCGGCCAGTATCTCGCAGGCGGCCAAGGCAGACGCAGTCAAAGGAAATGCCGTTAAGCAACAGCGCAAGACCTTCGATGCTCTGCTGAACACTCGGATCAAGCTGCAGAAGGGGCTTACGGCAGTCAACCAGCTCTCCGTTACTGCGAAGGATGCCGACGATGTCGACACCGAAGCTATCAAGTCCGCTGAATCGGCTGCCCTGGCCCTTTGGTCTACGCTCGAAGATCTGCGATATGCACTAGCCGATGCACAATCTGGCGAATCTAAGAAACGCAAGCGACCCTCTCCTGTGTCACCTACGACATCCTCAGCCTCGTTGTGGCAGCGTATGACCGATCTTGAATCCGACGCCGTCGCCCACCGCCGCACTGTTCTCGATAAATGGTCTTTGAAGGTCCGCGGGTCGAGCACCTCTCTCCCTAATGCCCGTGGAAAGCTGCTTGGCTCTGGCGCTGCTGGTCAGCAGACCATCACCGCGGTCCTTGATGCGCAACTTGCTTCCGAAGCCGGAGAGCGATCGGCGAAGCGTGCAAGAAACGCCAACGGTACTGCTACGGAAGGCGAGCCAATCTATGACGATAGCATTTTCTACCAGACGTTGCTCCGCGAGCTAGTCGAACAGCGCATTTCATCCGATTCCATCACCAACGGTCTCGACACCCTCCACATCCAACTCCCCTCGAAGCTCTCCCTCCATCCCGTAACGGGAATGCGCAACGACAAGAACCGCCGAGCAAATGTCGACACCCGCGCCTCTAAGGGCCGGAAGATGCGTTTCGACGTGCATGAGAAGCTCCAGAACTTCATGGCGCCGGAAGATCGGGGTACTTGGACTACCCGCGCACGGGATGAGTTCTTTGCCTCGCTGCTTGGTCGGACGGCTAGTGGTATGCTTGGTGAaggggatgaggatgatgtcaGTGCTGAGGAGAGCGATGAGGATCGTGAGGAGGGTGGATTGAGATTATTCCGAAATTAG
- a CDS encoding uncharacterized protein (COG:S;~EggNog:ENOG410PPWM;~InterPro:IPR008972;~SECRETED:SignalP(1-17);~TransMembrane:1 (n4-17c35/36o227-249i)) has product MARLLLLLLAMVALIVAQDRPSGVGPAVMGTPSTALTTAVPTTSSTRTTLSTEISTSATETSSSTGGATHTIKVGPRGNPHQYVPHSVNATVGDYIVFEFYPRNHSVVQAKYLEPCVPAAKNIFYSGPFNKFNEDDGFLDGPAPTWTLKVNNTEPTFFYCTAIDSCNVNGMVGAINPNETMTWEEQNKYALDSPIQLVPGEPVPAEGNDNTSSDSSSSLSSKLSGGAIAGIVVGAVAFVAILMALFFVLGRNRVYKQWMSSQDGRAERTARWAFFNNSTSAPATASSEVRKSEYDLAFQPTTADHQSGMFAASPEMIHAVAAAPRYPCARHGSPPQQSMPVAGHWSWDLTAHQQQQQYPPPPPPPPVELDSESRK; this is encoded by the exons atGGCCAGGTTACTGTTGTTATTGCTGGCGATGGTGGCTCTCATCGTGGCCCAGGACAGACCGTCTGGGGTTGGGCCAGCTGTGATGGGGACGCCGTCGACAGCGCTCACAACAGCAGTGCCGACGACGAGTTCAACAAGGACAACGTTATCAACTGAGATTTCAACGAGTGCAACAgaaacatcatcatcaaccgGGGGTGCAACGCATACGATCAAAGTCGGTCCCAGAGGAAACCCGCATCAATATGTTCCCCACAGTGTCAACGCTACTGTCGGGGATTACATCGTCTTCGAGTTCTATCCGAGAAACCATTCGGTTGTGCAGGCAAAGTACCTGGAGCCGTGTGTGCCGGCAGCCAAGAATATTTTCTATTCTGGGCCCTTCAATAAGTTTAACGAGGATGACGGCTTTCTGGACGGACCG GCACCGACATGGACTTTGAAGGTAAATAATACAGAG CCGACTTTCTTTTACTGTACCGCAATAGACTCGTGCAATGTAAATGGGATGGTGGGAGCCATCAATCCG AACGAAACTATGACCTGGGAAGAACAGAACAAATATGCCTTGGACTCTCCCATTCAGCTCGTTCCTGGCGAACCAGTCCCAGCAGAAGGTAACGACAACACGTCATCCGACTCTTCCAGCTCCTTATCATCAAAACTCAGTGGTGGCGCCATCGCTGGCATCGTAGTCGGAGCAGTCGCTTTTGTCGCAATCCTCATGGCCCTCTTCTTTGTCCTCGGCCGCAACCGCGTCTACAAACAATGGATGTCCTCACAAGACGGCCGCGCCGAACGCACCGCTCGCTGGGCCTTCTTCAACAACAGTACGTCAGCACCCGCTACGGCATCCTCGGAGGTCCGCAAGAGCGAATACGATCTCGCGTTTCAGCCAACGACGGCTGATCATCAGTCTGGGATGTTTGCCGCAAGTCCGGAGATGATACATGCTGTTGCTGCGGCGCCAAGGTATCCGTGTGCAAGACATGGGTCGCCTCCGCAGCAGAGTATGCCTGTTGCTGGGCATTGGAGTTGGGATTTGACAGCgcatcagcagcagcagcagtatccgccgcctccgcctccaccgCCGGTTGAGTTGGATTCTGAGAGTCGGAAGTGA